Sequence from the Acidobacteriota bacterium genome:
AGCACGGCCACGCCGTCGTGGATGGCCAGCACACCCGTTGCGGCCGCTTCGCCGTGGTGCTCGGCCACGTAGCACGTCGCCGAGCGCATGCGCACGTAGACGCCACCGACCGCGCGCACGAACGGCACGACTTCCGGCGTGTCGCTCCAGCCGTCTGCGGCAACCTCGGCCCATGCATCCGCTTCATCCGCGTCGACGGCGCGTGTGGCAGGCGCATCGTCGCCAGGCGCCGCCACGCCGCCAGCCACCGGTCGGTAGAGCACGCTGGTCAGTTCGAACGGTTCGTAACCGGCAGCTGTCAGGACACCAAGAGCATCGCCGAGCGCCAGCGGACTCACCTCGTGCTCGGCCTGGACGCCACGCGCCGCGAAGAATGCCTCGATGGCCATCAGCGTGTCGTTTCGTACCGCCACGTCGAGACCGAGGCCGAAGGACTGCGTCAGCGGTGAGCCGACGCCGTCGAAAATCGCCCAGGCACCGTCGATGTCCTGCCAGCACGCGCCGAGATCGGGCACCAGCGCGGCCCGCGCCTCGACGAAGCGGCACCCGATCGCGCCTTCGGCGCGCTCGAGACGGATGGCAAGGGCGTGATCGACGAGTGGATAAGCCATGGTGTCGCTCGAAGAGCTTCGCACAGAGCGCCGACGTCTTGTCGAGCAAGGCATGGCGTTACGCTGTTGCCGGTCGGGCGTGTTCTACGGATTCCCGGCTTGTCTGGCTCTCGACGAGAGCCGTCCTGGACGAAGCAGGCGCTCCGAGCGCATGACGTACAGAATCAACACCCTGCGTCCATCGAAGCGGTAGAACACGCGACACGGCGGCTCGACGATCTGCCGATAGCGCGAGCGTCCGAGTTCCGATGGTCGACTCCCGCTCTCCGGGTGAGCGGCCAGCTGCTCCACATGGCCGAAGACGCGTGCAACCAACTCGGATGCGGCAACCGGATTCTCCAGGGCGATGTAGTCGGCGATGGCATCCAGATCGCCGAGGGCCGGCTCCGACCAGACTATTTCAGCCATCTGCCGAGACGCTTCCTGGCCTGCGCGTGGGTGGCGACACGCCCCTCGGCGATCGCCTGTTCGCCCCGGGCGATGCCCTCGAGCACGGCCATGCGCTGCTGCATGCGCTCGTAGCTCTCGACGTCCACCAGGTAGGCGCTCGGCAGGCCGTGCTGGGTGATGAGGATGGGTTCCCTGTCCCGTTCGATGTCCGAGAGGAGTTCGGTCGCCTGTCGTTTGAGTGTCGTGACGAGTTCCGTACGCATGAAGTGATACTACAGTATCACTATCGATCTGGCGCTACGCTGTTGCAGGATTCTGACGCAGTGGAAGAGGCTCATGCGCATGGAAGCGTCTCGAGCCGGGAAGGCACTGAACGCGTGGCGAAGCGGTGGAACCGAGCGGAGACGTGGCTGACGCTGATCGTGCTGGGCATCGGCGCGCTGGTGATGGCGGTGTCGGGGTTGTTCGTGTATTCCAGCGCCACGGCTCCGGTCTACTACCCGACGCCGCAGGATGTGCCGTCGGTCGCGCATCAGTTGCCATCGACGAGGTGGAACGATGCCGTTGCACGGGCGCGTGAAATCCTGCGCTCCGGCATCGCCGGCCAGAACCTTCCCGGTGTCTCGGTTGCCGTCGGCGTTGCCGGACAGCTCGTATGGGCCGAGGCATTCGGATGGGCCGATGTCGAACGGCGCGTGCCGTTCACGCCGGACACGCCGTTCCGCATCGGCAGTGCCTCGACGATGGTCACGGCGGCCGCCGCCGGGATGCTGATCGAGCAGGGCACACTCGAACTCGACGAAGCGATCCAGACGTACGTCCCCGTGTTTCCGGAGAAGCAGTGGCCGGTGACAGTACGCCACCTGATGGCGCATACCGCGGGCATCGAAGGCGACGCAGGCGACGAAGAGCCCATGCTGTTGCACTGCGACGCGCCTGCCGATGGCCTCGAGCGATTCGCCACCCGGAAGCAGCATTTCGAGCCTGGCACGACGTTTCACTACTCGAGCTTCGGATGGCGGCTGGTCACGGTCGCCATCGAGGCGGCCGCCGGCGAATCGTACGCGACGTTCGTGCGAACGCGGATCCTCGAACCGCTCGGTATGCGTCACACGACGATCGATGGCGTGAGCGGGCCGCCGGCCGACATGGCCACGTACTACTTCCCGCGATTCGCGGCCAATCCCCGCTACGGCCCGCAGGAACCGAGTCCTGTCGACTTCTCCTGTTTCTCGGGCTCTGGAGCTATCATCTCGACGCCATCCGACATGGTGCGCTTCGGTCTCGCCGTCAACGGCGGTGGACTCCTGAAGACCGACACGGTGGCGCGGTTGCAGGCGTCCGAACGCCTGGACTCGGGAGCACCGACTGGTTACGGGCTTGGCTGGGACCTCGAAACCGTCACCGTCGCCGGCCGGCCGACCGACGTGATCGAGACCGATGGCGAGTTGCGCGGCGGAATGGTTGCCACGTTCATCACATGGCCCGAACGCGGGATCGTGATCGCCATCATGTCGAACACGTCCCATGCCGACACGGCCTCGCTGGGAGGTCGTGTCCTCGAGATCTTTGCCGAGCCCGGACGCTGAGGATCCGAGCGTGGCTCCATTTGCCGCGCTTTCCGACGGCCGCCGGGATGTCGCTCTCCTGTACCGAGCGAAGGCGGTCATTCCGGTGGAGCGGCTGTGGGTCAACCCGGATCGCGGATCGAAGACGCGACGCTGGACGGAAGTCGAGGCCGCTCCCTCGCACATGGTGGCGGCAGCGAAGGAACTGCGACACGCGCATGACCAGGGAAGACACCCGTCTCGCAACGATCCGCATCAAGAGTCTGCGCTTCGACGCGTGGATCGGCGTGACGGACGAAGAGCAGGCGGCGCCACGGCCGCTCATCGTCGACGTGTGGCTCGAGCTCGACATCCAGGCGGCGGCAGCGTCCGATCGCCTGGACGCGACGATCGACTACCGTGCCGTCAGGGATCGCATCATCGCAGCCACCGCCCGCCCGTTCCGCCTGCTCGAGTCGTTCGCCGCGACGGTGCTCGACGCGGCCGTCGCCGACAGCCGAGTCCTGAGCGCCACGGTTGAAGTGCACAAGCCGAACGCGATGCGCATGGTGGAAGACGTGTCGGTCGTCACGCGGTGGTCGCGACCGAGCTGAGCGCACGTCAGCCCTGCCCGCGCGGCCTCGATCGCCGTCACGTCGCAGCACGTGCGCCACACGCTTGGGCGACTATCACTGGCGGAGGGCTTCGGTCGGCTCCACGTCGCGGTATTGATGGCGGTGCATCGTGCGATCTGGAGGGTGGCGCCGACGATGAGGACATACTTACGGGATGATTCCTGCGCCGTCAGACGTTGCTGCTCCTCCTGCTGATGCCACGACCACCCCGAGCGGGCTGGCGTCTCGCCAGCTCGAAGCCGGTACCGGCACCACACATCCCGGCCCGCGCTCG
This genomic interval carries:
- the folB gene encoding dihydroneopterin aldolase, with protein sequence MTREDTRLATIRIKSLRFDAWIGVTDEEQAAPRPLIVDVWLELDIQAAAASDRLDATIDYRAVRDRIIAATARPFRLLESFAATVLDAAVADSRVLSATVEVHKPNAMRMVEDVSVVTRWSRPS
- a CDS encoding type II toxin-antitoxin system RelE/ParE family toxin, which translates into the protein MAEIVWSEPALGDLDAIADYIALENPVAASELVARVFGHVEQLAAHPESGSRPSELGRSRYRQIVEPPCRVFYRFDGRRVLILYVMRSERLLRPGRLSSRARQAGNP
- a CDS encoding type II toxin-antitoxin system Phd/YefM family antitoxin, producing the protein MRTELVTTLKRQATELLSDIERDREPILITQHGLPSAYLVDVESYERMQQRMAVLEGIARGEQAIAEGRVATHAQARKRLGRWLK
- a CDS encoding beta-lactamase family protein — protein: MAKRWNRAETWLTLIVLGIGALVMAVSGLFVYSSATAPVYYPTPQDVPSVAHQLPSTRWNDAVARAREILRSGIAGQNLPGVSVAVGVAGQLVWAEAFGWADVERRVPFTPDTPFRIGSASTMVTAAAAGMLIEQGTLELDEAIQTYVPVFPEKQWPVTVRHLMAHTAGIEGDAGDEEPMLLHCDAPADGLERFATRKQHFEPGTTFHYSSFGWRLVTVAIEAAAGESYATFVRTRILEPLGMRHTTIDGVSGPPADMATYYFPRFAANPRYGPQEPSPVDFSCFSGSGAIISTPSDMVRFGLAVNGGGLLKTDTVARLQASERLDSGAPTGYGLGWDLETVTVAGRPTDVIETDGELRGGMVATFITWPERGIVIAIMSNTSHADTASLGGRVLEIFAEPGR
- a CDS encoding GNAT family N-acetyltransferase, with the translated sequence MAYPLVDHALAIRLERAEGAIGCRFVEARAALVPDLGACWQDIDGAWAIFDGVGSPLTQSFGLGLDVAVRNDTLMAIEAFFAARGVQAEHEVSPLALGDALGVLTAAGYEPFELTSVLYRPVAGGVAAPGDDAPATRAVDADEADAWAEVAADGWSDTPEVVPFVRAVGGVYVRMRSATCYVAEHHGEAAATGVLAIHDGVAVLAGASTRPAFRRRGAQLALLSARLDEASSQGCDLAMMSARPGSASQRNAERHGFRIAYTRIKWRRREP